The genomic segment CGCCGCCCGCCGGAATCAGCGTCGTCTGCACGTCGTTCTGCGTGACGCTCGAGCCGTCCGCGCGCACCTTGTCGAACACCGCGCCGATCACGTGAAAGCTCGACACGAGATTCGGCCCGCCGTTGCCGACGAACAGGCGCACCGTCTCGTCGGTGCGCGCGCGCATCGCCTTGTCGCCCGTCAGCGCGCCTTCGGCGCCGTTGAAGACGACGTAGGTCGGGCGCTCGTCGATCGCCTTGTCCATGTCGAACGACTGCAGCCCCTTCTCGCGATACTTGCCGTTCGTGTAGAAATCGCCCTGCATCACGTAATACTCGTGGTCGACCTTCGCCAGTCCTTCGGGCGGCTCGACGAGAATCAGGCCGTACATCCCGTTCGCGACGTGCATGCCGACGGGCGCGGTCGCGCAGTGATAGACGAAGAGTCCTTCGTTGAGCGCCTTGAAGGTGAAGCGCGATTCGTGGCCAGGCGCGGTGAAGCTCGACGTCGCGCCGCCGCCCGGGCCCGTCACCGCGTGCAGGTCGATGTTGTGCGGCATTTTGCTGTCCGGACGATTCTTGAGATGGAACTCGACCGTGTCGCCTTGCCGCACCCGGATGAAGTTGCCGGGCACCGCGCCGCCGAAGGTCCAGAACGTGTAGTTCACGCCGTCGGCGATCGGCATCACTTTCTCGACCACTTCGAGATCGACGATGACCTTCGCCGGATAGCGGCGCGTGATGGGCGGCGGCACGTTCGGCGGGCTCACGAGCGTCGCGTGAATCGGCTCGCCCTGCGGCGGGCCGAAATCGCCGGGCACCTTGCCCGTGGTGGTGGCCGCCTGCGCGCTCGTCGCGACCATCGCGCCGAGCAGGACGGACAGGAGCGTGGCGCGCAGTTGGCCACGGATCGATTGCAGGTCTTTCATGATCAGCCCCTCGCTGGCTTCGTTTCCTCCAAGCTATCGATCGCGGGGTGGTCGAGTATTGATACGCAGCAAGTGCATCTTTAAGGGTGCGGCTAAGTCGGGAAATTACTTAATCCAGATGAATTCCGGGCGGCGGGGCTGCGCCCGCTTGCCGCAAGTCGTGCGGGGTGCGAACGGTTCGCGCGCTATGCGCGAACCGTTCGCCGTCTGCGTGGGGAGGCGCCGTCATGCGCGGCGCGATTGCGGATAAAAAGTGGCCGACCGGTCACGGTCGGCCAAAAAGGTTCCGGCTTTATCCGAGGGCCATTGCCAGAACCCGAGAAACGGCCGGCGGCGCGAACCGCCGGCAAGCCGCGCGCGATGCCCGCAACGGGCGCCGGCGCGGCGAAACATTGCGGCTGCGGCACGTCAGCGCGCCTGCAGCTTGTCCGCGAGCGAGCGAAAGCCCGCCGCGAACACGTGCTCGCTGATCGACGCGGCAACCGGCTGCAGCTCGACGCCTTCCGTCGTGAAGTTCGCCCACCACTGCGCGAACGTCTTGCCCGAATCGGTGACGGGGACGAGCTGCACGCCCGCGACATAGTTGCGCACCGGCATCGTCGATTCGACGATCGAGTATTCGAGCGCGTGATTCGGCTCGTCGAGCTTCAGCAGCTTCTCGCGCACGTAGCCGTCTGCAAGCGTGAGGTAGCGGATCGCGCCGACCGTGTAGGCGTCCGGGCCCGGCTCGAGGCGGCTCTCGACGATCGCCGGATGAAACGCGGCGAGGCCGTCGAAATCGCGCAAGAACGCCCAGACGCGCTCGATCGGCGCATCGATGACACTGCTGGCGAAGGAGGTGTAGCTCATGTCGTTCGGTTCCTCGTGGAGGCGCGCGCGTCGCGCGCGGGCGTCATGACGCGATGCGCCTGTCGATCTCCTTGAAGCGGCGCGTCATGTCGGTCAACGCGGTTTCGGCCGGCAGCCGCTCCATCGAGCTCGCGCCGTAGAAACCGTGGCACTGCGGACACGCGCGCAGGATGTATGCGGCGTCCTCGGGCGAAGCGATCGGCCCGCCGTGGCAGAGCACGATCACGTCGTCGCGCACCGATCTTGCCGCATCCGCCCAACTGCGCACGAGCGGCGCGCAATCGGCGAGCGTGCGCGCGGTGTTCGCGCCGATCGTGCCGCCCGTCGTGAGGCCCAGATGCGCGACGACGATGTCCGCGCCCGCCTCGGTCATCGCGATCGCGTCGGCCTCGCTGAACACGTACGGCGTCGTCAGCAGGCCCTTGCGGTGCGCGAGTCGGATCATGTCGACTTCGAGCGCGTAGCCCATGCCGGTTTCCTCGAGATTCGCGCGGAAATTGCCGTCGATGAGGCCGACGGTCGGGAAGTTCTGCACGCCTGAAAATCCGAGCCGCGCCAGCTCGTCGAGGAATGCGTCGAAGTTGCAGAACGGATCGGTGCCGTTCACGCCGGCGAGCACGGGCGTCGACTTGACGACGGGCAGCACCTCGCGCGCCATGTCGACGACGATCTCGTTCGCGTTGCCGTACGCGAGCAGCCCCGCGAGCGAGCCGCGCCCGGCCATCCGGTAGCGGCCCGAGTTGTAGATCACGATGAGGTCGATGCCGCCCGCTTCCTCGCATTTCGCGGACAGGCCCGTCCCCGCGCCGCCGCCGACGATCGGCTCGCCGCGCGCGATGGTCGCGCGCAGTTTTTCGAGGATGTCGGCGCGTGAAAGTCTCTTCATCTTCAATTCCGGTGTGCTGCGTAAAGCGACAAGAAGTGTTCGACGGCGATGTCGGCGAACTGCGGATCGTTGATGTGCGCGGGCACGCGCACGAGGCGGCGGTTCTCCGTCTGCACGACGGTGGCTTCGAGCGCGGCGTGGAGCGCCGCGTCGGCTTCCGGGTTCCAGAACGCCTGGCCTGGCGCGTCGAGCGCCGAGACGCCGCCCTCGGGAATCAGGAAATGCACGGGGCCGTCGCACGCGTTGAGCTTCGCGCCGATCCATTCGCCGATCCGGCGATTCTCGTCGGGCGTCGTGCGCATCAGCGTGACCTGCGGGTTGTGCTTGTAAAGCAGCCGCTGCGCGTAGCGGGGCGGCACCGTGTCGATGTGGCCGAAGTTCACCATGTCGAGCGCGCCGCACGAGCCGACGTACGGCACCTTGCTGCGCGCGATCGCGTCGAAACGATCTTCGCCGCACGCGAGCACGCCGCCCATCAGCAGGTCGCAGACTTCGGTGGTGGTGAGATCGAGCACGCCGTCGAGCAGGCCGCTGTCGGCGAGCTTTTCCATCGCGGGGCCGCCTTTGCCGGTCGCATGGAACACGATGCAGTCGAAGCGCGCGTCGAGCCGCGACGTGACCGCCTGGATGCACGGCGTCGTCACGCCGAACATCGTGAGGCCGAGCGCGGGCTTCAGGTCGGCGGGCAGCGGCCGCATGTCGCGCACCGCGCCCGCGATCATGTGCGCGCCGTTCGCGAGCACCTGGCGCGAGATCCGGTTCAGGCCGGCGATGTCCGCCACCGAATAGAGCATCGCGATGTCCGACGAGCCGATGTACGCGGACACGTCGCCCGACGCCATCGTCGAGATCATCAGCTTCGGCACGCCGATCGGCAGCGCCTGCATCGCCGGCGTGACGAGCGCCGTGCCGCCGGAGCCGCCGAGGCCGATCAGCGCGGCGACGTCGTCGCGGCTCCTGATGTAGTGTTCGAACGCAACCGCCATCGCGGCGATCGCGCGGCCGCGGTCGCCGCAGAACACGGCGGCCGCGCCGTCGGGGTGGTGCGCGGCGACGGCGTCCGCGCCGATGTCGGCCGCGAGCCCCGGCGCGCGGGTCGACAGGTCGACCACGACCGCCGAGAGCCCCGCGTCGGCGATCCGGTCCTTGACGAAATGCGCTTCCGCGCCCTTTGTATCAACGGTTGCCGCAACGTAGATCTGTTTACGGTGGGGTACCATTTGGTCTCCTTCGCCGATCGTTCGTTTGTCGCACGATGTACCGCGATTCGATTCCGCGATAACTTTAACACAGATGAGACGGCCGTCTCAGCGGTCGTCCTCACACAACACATGCCAACTCCCGTATCCGCACCGGAAACGCTGTCCGAAACGCGCGCGCAGACCCGCGAGCTGTTGCTGCAGACCGCGCTGTCGATGCTCGAACAAGGCTGGTTTCCGTCGATCACCGAGCTCGCGAACGCATCCGGCGTGTCGCGCGCCACCGCTTACCGCTATTTCCCGTCGCAGGCGGCGCTCGTCAGCACCGTCGTCGACGAGAGCCTCGGGCCGGTGCTGCAATGGCAGCCGACGTCGACGTCGGTCGAGGCGCGCGTGAACGAACTGCTCGACTTCGCGTATCCGCGCATGGAGCAGCATGAGGGCGCGTTGCGCGCCGCACTGCAGGTCGCGCTGCATCAGTGGGCGAACGAGCGTGCGCGGCGCGCGCAGGACGAGCCGAAGTACCGGCGCGGCAATCGCCGGCGGCTGCTCACGCTTGCCGTCGAGCCGATGGTGCAGGCGGGCGTCAATCCGGCGGCGGCCGCGCGGCTCGCGCAGGCACTGTCGTTGCTTTACGGCACCGAGGCGATGGTCGTGCTGAAGGATATCTGGGGGCTCGACTTCCGGCAGTTCATGAACGTTATCAAATGGATGAGCTCGGCGCTCGTGCGGGCGACGCTCGCGCAAGCGAGCGGTGCGGCGGCGGGAGCCGCGGGCGCGGTGGCGGATGCGGTGGCGAGCGGCGCCGGCGCGGCGGCAGGGGCGGGAAGCGCGGAGAGCGCGCAAGCCGCGCGCGATGCCGGCGCGACGGCAGACGCTTCGCCGCAAGGCGGCGGCCGCGCCTCTTCGGGCAGCACATCTTCGGGCAGCACATCTCCGGGGGGAGCCGCCACCGTGCAGGGCGGCACCGGCTCCGCGGGCGGCGCGGATCAGAACCGCGACGCCTCCGGCGCAAACATCGAGGGTCGCACGCTCACATCGCCCGCTTCCGACGATGACAAGCGCGATGCCTGAATAGTCGGCTCGGCCGGCGGCGCATGCGCCGCTGCGAGCTACGCCGCGGCGGTGCGGGGCGCGTGTCCGATCACGCTCCGGAGCGAAGCGACGGGACGGCGCCGAGCCGACGCCGATTCCGTAAGCGCTCACGCCGGGCGGTCCGGCCAGTCGAGCATCGTATAAGGCAGCGCGCGCTTGTGGCGCGTCGCGTCGTAGAACCGAAGCACCGTCTTGGCGACCGCGTCGTCGGCCGGCTTGCCTTCGAGAAAATCGTCGATCTGCTCGCACGTGAGCCCGCACGCGTGCTCGTCAGGTAGTTGCGGACGCAACGTTTCCAGATCGGCGGTCGGCGTCTTCATCACGAGCGGCTCGTCGGCGCCCAGCGTGCGCGCGAGTTCGCGCACGCGGCGCTTCGTCAGGCCCGTGAGCGGCAGCACGTCCGCGCCGCCGTCGCCGAATTTCGTGAAGAAGCCCATCACCGGTTCCGCCGCGTGATCGGTGCCGATCACGACGCCGCGCCGCGCGCCCGCAACCGCGTATTGCGCGATCATCCGCTCGCGCGCCTTGATGTTGCCGAGCACGAAGTCCTGATGTGCGTGGTCGAGATACGCGAGGCCGCCTGCCGCAAGCGTGGCGAGCATCGCGTCGGCGGCCGGTTCGGCCGTCGATCTGGCGGCCGGTCGCGGTTGCCGGTTGTGGGCGCGAGTCGCGGGCGTCAGTTGCGGCCGTCGACTGGGGGCGTCTCAGTTGCGGCGCGCGAGCGTGACGCCAGCGAGCGCGACCGCGAAGCCGGCGATCTGCAGCGGCACGAGCGTTTCGCCGAAGAGCGCGTAGCCCTGCAGCGC from the Burkholderia humptydooensis genome contains:
- the nirK gene encoding copper-containing nitrite reductase; this encodes MKDLQSIRGQLRATLLSVLLGAMVATSAQAATTTGKVPGDFGPPQGEPIHATLVSPPNVPPPITRRYPAKVIVDLEVVEKVMPIADGVNYTFWTFGGAVPGNFIRVRQGDTVEFHLKNRPDSKMPHNIDLHAVTGPGGGATSSFTAPGHESRFTFKALNEGLFVYHCATAPVGMHVANGMYGLILVEPPEGLAKVDHEYYVMQGDFYTNGKYREKGLQSFDMDKAIDERPTYVVFNGAEGALTGDKAMRARTDETVRLFVGNGGPNLVSSFHVIGAVFDKVRADGSSVTQNDVQTTLIPAGGAATIEFHTRVPGNYTFVDHSIFRAFNKGALAILKVDGPDDKAIYSGKELDAPYSGDSVTAAAGSGPTGSPVAAAGAKADAKADAKGGASLVKTGAAASAAPRSLPAQVKAGGAVFASTCAVCHQSAGSGLPGVFPPLAGSDFLAANPKRAVGILLHGLNGKVTVNGRDYDSAMPPMAQLTDDEVANVLTYVLNNWNNPGGRISADEVAKARAKAPAVAEAAH
- a CDS encoding SRPBCC family protein, whose product is MSYTSFASSVIDAPIERVWAFLRDFDGLAAFHPAIVESRLEPGPDAYTVGAIRYLTLADGYVREKLLKLDEPNHALEYSIVESTMPVRNYVAGVQLVPVTDSGKTFAQWWANFTTEGVELQPVAASISEHVFAAGFRSLADKLQAR
- a CDS encoding phosphoenolpyruvate hydrolase family protein; the protein is MKRLSRADILEKLRATIARGEPIVGGGAGTGLSAKCEEAGGIDLIVIYNSGRYRMAGRGSLAGLLAYGNANEIVVDMAREVLPVVKSTPVLAGVNGTDPFCNFDAFLDELARLGFSGVQNFPTVGLIDGNFRANLEETGMGYALEVDMIRLAHRKGLLTTPYVFSEADAIAMTEAGADIVVAHLGLTTGGTIGANTARTLADCAPLVRSWADAARSVRDDVIVLCHGGPIASPEDAAYILRACPQCHGFYGASSMERLPAETALTDMTRRFKEIDRRIAS
- a CDS encoding Tm-1-like ATP-binding domain-containing protein produces the protein MVPHRKQIYVAATVDTKGAEAHFVKDRIADAGLSAVVVDLSTRAPGLAADIGADAVAAHHPDGAAAVFCGDRGRAIAAMAVAFEHYIRSRDDVAALIGLGGSGGTALVTPAMQALPIGVPKLMISTMASGDVSAYIGSSDIAMLYSVADIAGLNRISRQVLANGAHMIAGAVRDMRPLPADLKPALGLTMFGVTTPCIQAVTSRLDARFDCIVFHATGKGGPAMEKLADSGLLDGVLDLTTTEVCDLLMGGVLACGEDRFDAIARSKVPYVGSCGALDMVNFGHIDTVPPRYAQRLLYKHNPQVTLMRTTPDENRRIGEWIGAKLNACDGPVHFLIPEGGVSALDAPGQAFWNPEADAALHAALEATVVQTENRRLVRVPAHINDPQFADIAVEHFLSLYAAHRN
- a CDS encoding TetR/AcrR family transcriptional regulator; its protein translation is MPTPVSAPETLSETRAQTRELLLQTALSMLEQGWFPSITELANASGVSRATAYRYFPSQAALVSTVVDESLGPVLQWQPTSTSVEARVNELLDFAYPRMEQHEGALRAALQVALHQWANERARRAQDEPKYRRGNRRRLLTLAVEPMVQAGVNPAAAARLAQALSLLYGTEAMVVLKDIWGLDFRQFMNVIKWMSSALVRATLAQASGAAAGAAGAVADAVASGAGAAAGAGSAESAQAARDAGATADASPQGGGRASSGSTSSGSTSPGGAATVQGGTGSAGGADQNRDASGANIEGRTLTSPASDDDKRDA